The Urbifossiella limnaea genome has a window encoding:
- a CDS encoding YebC/PmpR family DNA-binding transcriptional regulator: protein MGRIFEKRKYSIFKTAAQNSKLYSKYSKQLYMAAKNGVPDPGANPVLRAIVERAKKENVPSHVIDKAIQKASGAGGENYQPARYEGVGPGGALVVVDCLTDNPTRTISDVRSCFTKTGAKMSAGGSVAMLFDHLAVMSFGGASEEQVLEAVFAAGVAVEEVESQDGTITVFAPPAEFYKAKTALREAFPGLEFDVQEITFFPKEANVLGGDELAAFEKFLGMLNECDDVQEVYHNVTRP from the coding sequence ATGGGACGAATCTTCGAGAAGCGCAAGTACTCCATCTTCAAGACCGCCGCACAGAACTCGAAGCTGTACTCCAAGTACAGCAAGCAGCTGTACATGGCGGCCAAGAACGGCGTGCCCGACCCGGGCGCCAACCCGGTCCTGCGCGCCATCGTCGAGCGGGCCAAGAAGGAGAACGTCCCGAGCCACGTGATCGACAAGGCGATTCAGAAGGCCTCGGGGGCGGGCGGCGAGAACTACCAGCCGGCGCGGTACGAGGGGGTCGGCCCCGGCGGCGCGCTCGTCGTCGTCGACTGCCTGACAGACAACCCCACGCGCACGATCTCCGACGTCCGCAGTTGCTTCACCAAGACCGGAGCCAAGATGTCGGCCGGCGGGTCGGTGGCGATGCTGTTCGACCACTTGGCGGTGATGTCGTTCGGCGGGGCGAGCGAGGAGCAGGTGCTGGAGGCCGTGTTCGCGGCGGGCGTTGCCGTCGAGGAGGTCGAGAGCCAGGACGGCACGATCACCGTCTTCGCGCCCCCCGCCGAGTTCTACAAGGCCAAGACCGCCCTGCGCGAGGCCTTCCCCGGCCTCGAGTTCGACGTCCAGGAGATCACCTTCTTCCCGAAGGAGGCAAATGTCCTGGGCGGGGACGAGTTGGCCGCGTTCGAGAAGTTCTTGGGGATGCTGAACGAGTGTGACGACGTGCAGGAAGTCTACCACAACGTCACCCGCCCGTAG
- the tnpA gene encoding IS66 family insertion sequence element accessory protein TnpA: protein MTVPDTHLVERWRTTFAMWRSSGLSVAAFCRSRELNLSSFYRWRKILDDLDRPSTTRPRSEPDPLPIPSFVPIRVIPDAVIEVILPSGVQLRVPLSADARQLAYLVQALGATPC from the coding sequence ATGACCGTGCCTGATACTCATCTCGTCGAACGCTGGCGAACGACCTTCGCCATGTGGCGCAGTTCCGGCCTCTCGGTGGCCGCGTTCTGCCGCTCGCGTGAACTCAACCTGTCGAGCTTCTACCGCTGGCGGAAGATCCTCGACGATCTCGACCGGCCGTCCACGACCCGGCCCCGATCCGAACCCGACCCCCTGCCGATTCCGTCCTTCGTGCCCATCCGCGTGATCCCCGATGCCGTCATCGAGGTGATCCTTCCCTCCGGTGTCCAACTCCGCGTGCCACTGTCCGCTGATGCCCGGCAACTGGCCTACTTGGTTCAGGCCCTGGGAGCGACACCATGCTGA
- the tnpB gene encoding IS66 family insertion sequence element accessory protein TnpB (TnpB, as the term is used for proteins encoded by IS66 family insertion elements, is considered an accessory protein, since TnpC, encoded by a neighboring gene, is a DDE family transposase.), translating into MRRKGIDGLAGVVRTTLGRDPASGDLFVFKNRRGDKLKILAWMGDGFALYLRRLEKGTFAFPTATTTQLAMILGGVEWANTRTRTRFQKPV; encoded by the coding sequence ATGCGGCGCAAGGGGATTGACGGACTCGCGGGCGTCGTCCGCACCACACTCGGACGCGATCCCGCTTCCGGCGACCTCTTCGTCTTCAAGAACCGACGCGGCGACAAGCTCAAGATCCTCGCCTGGATGGGCGATGGGTTCGCCCTGTACCTGCGCCGGCTCGAAAAGGGAACCTTCGCCTTCCCCACCGCCACGACCACGCAACTGGCCATGATCTTGGGGGGCGTCGAGTGGGCCAACACCCGCACCCGCACCCGGTTCCAGAAACCGGTGTAA
- a CDS encoding IS66 family transposase, which translates to MSSEPELLTPGEQLAQQRAENARLRAQVEELLTLVAELRGTVEKQQDHIAKLVKMHFGRKSERIEGPTLFDDLPGDGPDDPAPPPVAPVIPEPDVSVPKRKGHGRKANPANLPRRREEIDLSEAEKVCPCCAGVRIRIGETIRERLDYTPSSVFVREIAQPTYACRSCEQAARDPQFAAPAFPPEPVPRSGIGAGLLAQVIVSKCVVHLPLYRQESIFARHGWPVCRTRLCDLVAACATLLDPVYLSIAV; encoded by the coding sequence GTGTCATCCGAACCCGAACTCCTCACGCCCGGCGAGCAACTCGCTCAGCAGCGCGCGGAGAACGCACGCCTCCGCGCCCAAGTCGAGGAACTCCTCACGCTGGTTGCCGAACTCCGCGGCACCGTCGAGAAGCAGCAAGACCACATCGCCAAACTCGTGAAGATGCACTTCGGTCGCAAGAGCGAACGGATCGAAGGTCCGACCCTCTTCGACGACCTCCCCGGCGATGGGCCGGACGACCCCGCGCCGCCGCCGGTCGCGCCGGTGATTCCCGAACCGGACGTGTCGGTGCCCAAGCGGAAAGGGCACGGGCGCAAAGCGAACCCGGCGAACCTACCGCGACGACGCGAAGAGATCGACCTGAGCGAGGCCGAGAAGGTGTGCCCCTGTTGTGCCGGGGTGCGCATCCGCATCGGCGAGACGATCCGCGAACGTCTCGATTACACCCCGTCGTCGGTCTTCGTTCGCGAGATTGCGCAGCCCACGTATGCGTGCCGAAGTTGCGAGCAGGCGGCGCGCGATCCGCAGTTCGCGGCCCCGGCGTTCCCTCCCGAACCGGTGCCCAGGTCGGGCATCGGGGCCGGACTGCTCGCCCAGGTGATCGTGTCGAAGTGCGTCGTTCACCTGCCGCTGTACCGCCAGGAGTCGATCTTCGCGCGGCACGGTTGGCCGGTGTGTCGCACCCGCTTGTGCGATCTGGTCGCGGCGTGCGCAACGCTGTTGGATCCGGTCTACCTGTCGATCGCGGTTTGA
- the istB gene encoding IS21-like element helper ATPase IstB — translation MTPRPKTAPKTTPAATPGRRDQILADFATLRIPVTAEQLDAALQQAQDAGLSHLDFLHRLLADQAGLRRERRIERLVQQARFREALPLSTFDWTFNPAIPRVQIEALAQGDFIRRKQNVVFVGQSGLGKSRLIQSIGLAACLLEQAVYYTTSGDLLEDLTAAMADQTIHDRVRFYARFPLLIIDEFGFDRIERSLCPQAASLWYKIIDARSQQRSTALITNIDFGDWAEYLGDAPLAMALLDRVVDGATIVKLKGQSYRVHRPDKPAAK, via the coding sequence ATGACACCCCGCCCGAAGACCGCCCCGAAGACGACGCCGGCCGCGACCCCGGGCCGGCGTGACCAGATCCTCGCCGACTTCGCGACCCTGCGCATCCCCGTGACCGCCGAGCAACTCGACGCGGCCTTGCAGCAGGCGCAGGATGCCGGCCTCTCGCACCTCGACTTCCTGCACCGCTTGCTCGCCGACCAGGCCGGACTCCGCCGCGAGCGTCGCATCGAGCGACTCGTCCAGCAGGCCCGCTTCCGCGAAGCCCTGCCGCTGTCCACCTTCGACTGGACCTTCAACCCCGCCATCCCCCGCGTGCAGATCGAGGCCCTGGCCCAGGGCGACTTCATCCGCCGCAAGCAGAACGTCGTCTTCGTCGGGCAGTCGGGGCTCGGGAAGAGTCGGCTCATCCAGAGCATCGGCCTGGCCGCGTGCCTGCTCGAACAGGCGGTCTACTACACCACCAGCGGCGACCTCCTCGAAGACCTCACCGCCGCGATGGCCGATCAGACCATCCACGACCGCGTCCGCTTCTACGCCCGCTTCCCGCTGTTGATCATCGACGAGTTCGGCTTCGACCGCATCGAACGCAGCCTCTGCCCGCAGGCGGCGAGCCTGTGGTACAAGATCATCGACGCCCGCAGCCAGCAGCGTTCCACCGCCCTGATCACCAACATCGACTTCGGCGACTGGGCCGAGTACCTCGGCGACGCGCCGCTGGCGATGGCGTTGCTGGACCGCGTCGTCGACGGCGCGACCATCGTGAAGCTGAAGGGCCAGTCCTACCGCGTCCACCGCCCCGACAAGCCCGCCGCGAAATGA
- the istA gene encoding IS21 family transposase, whose product MNEATRLEIVQRHQQGASARSIARSLGISRGTVDRVLARVEAARTGSTGPGDPPPRRGSRLDAYEPILKELLDRYPNLTVERALQELRARGFAGGYTIVRLRVKRLRPRATPPPVPRFETGPGDQAQMDHGVYDLDFTREGRRRVYLFSYLLGYSRRQYLRFVESTDLPTTLREHANAFRHLGGIARTCLYDNFKAVVLRHDAEGPLYNPKFLAFATHYGFRPRACRVRRPQTKGKVERKFHYVEMSLLNGRTFETLDHLNEVTAEWLATVADVHVMRDFQESPRDRHERERPHLLPLPTRDFDTALVVYRHVNVEGFLTHRLNHYSVPWSFIGQVLPVRIADGEVIVYSVGLEEVARHPLVPATRSGVRQSIQSHHPTGDPEERTRLLRQRFADLGPVGTAFLDGLLARQIQGKLQAQHLLALAAQYTRDDVRAALDRAVRFGAFSLAAVRRILAARARPRPRLDELAELHRDSLDPTLRDDVIGPRSTRDYQHLLASDEPEEPGDDTPPEDRPEDDAGRDPGPA is encoded by the coding sequence ATGAACGAGGCCACGCGGCTGGAGATCGTGCAGCGGCATCAGCAGGGCGCGTCGGCGCGGTCGATCGCGCGTTCGCTGGGGATCTCACGCGGCACCGTCGATCGCGTGCTGGCCCGGGTCGAAGCCGCCCGCACGGGCTCGACCGGTCCCGGCGATCCGCCGCCGCGTCGCGGCAGTCGCCTCGACGCGTACGAGCCGATCCTGAAGGAACTGCTCGACCGCTACCCGAACCTGACCGTGGAACGCGCCCTGCAGGAGTTGCGGGCACGCGGCTTCGCGGGCGGGTACACGATCGTCCGCCTGCGGGTGAAGCGACTCCGTCCGCGGGCCACGCCGCCGCCCGTGCCGCGCTTCGAGACGGGACCGGGCGACCAGGCCCAGATGGACCACGGCGTCTACGACCTCGACTTCACCCGCGAAGGCCGCCGCCGCGTCTACCTGTTCAGCTACCTGCTCGGCTACTCCCGCCGCCAGTACCTCCGCTTCGTCGAGTCGACGGACCTGCCGACCACGCTCCGCGAGCACGCGAACGCCTTCCGCCACCTCGGCGGCATCGCCCGCACGTGCCTGTACGACAACTTCAAGGCGGTGGTGTTGCGGCACGACGCCGAGGGGCCGCTGTACAACCCGAAGTTCCTGGCCTTCGCCACGCACTACGGCTTCCGACCCCGGGCCTGCCGCGTGCGACGGCCCCAAACGAAGGGGAAGGTCGAGAGGAAATTCCACTACGTCGAAATGAGTTTGCTCAACGGCCGCACCTTCGAGACGCTCGACCACCTCAACGAAGTCACGGCCGAGTGGCTGGCGACCGTCGCCGATGTGCACGTGATGCGCGACTTCCAGGAGTCGCCGCGCGACCGCCACGAGCGCGAACGTCCGCACCTGCTGCCGCTCCCCACCCGCGACTTCGACACCGCTCTGGTGGTCTATCGCCACGTCAACGTCGAGGGCTTCCTCACGCACCGATTGAACCACTACTCGGTGCCGTGGTCGTTCATCGGCCAGGTCCTGCCGGTCCGCATCGCCGACGGCGAGGTCATCGTCTACTCGGTCGGTCTGGAGGAGGTCGCCCGCCACCCCCTGGTGCCGGCCACGCGCAGCGGCGTGCGGCAGTCGATCCAGAGCCATCATCCGACCGGCGATCCCGAGGAGCGGACGCGACTGTTGCGGCAACGCTTCGCGGACCTCGGCCCGGTCGGCACCGCGTTCCTCGACGGCCTGCTCGCCCGGCAGATCCAGGGCAAGTTGCAGGCCCAGCACCTGCTCGCCCTGGCCGCGCAGTACACGCGGGACGACGTGCGTGCCGCCCTCGACCGCGCCGTCCGCTTCGGCGCCTTCTCGCTCGCCGCCGTCCGCCGCATCCTCGCCGCCCGGGCTCGACCCCGGCCCCGGCTCGACGAACTCGCCGAACTCCACCGCGATTCGCTCGATCCCACCCTGCGCGACGATGTCATCGGGCCGCGGTCCACCCGCGACTATCAACACCTGCTCGCGTCCGACGAGCCCGAGGAACCCGGCGATGACACCCCGCCCGAAGACCGCCCCGAAGACGACGCCGGCCGCGACCCCGGGCCGGCGTGA
- a CDS encoding ParB/RepB/Spo0J family partition protein, with protein sequence MDWEHGVVRPVAFDRLGQRYRRYRLADPLAEEAMAGSLRRWGQLSPVVACVRGDGLELLDGFKRLAAARQVAGSTSLSVRVVELDEPLAKAAILGLNRGQRAARELEEAWVVQGLVRDDGLTQVEAAHLLGQHKSWVCRRLALLERLSEAVVEDLRLGLLGPALARQLVRLPAGNQEAVLALTRRASLTAQEVGGVIDLLHGASPEQAAFVLAKPREALRQVNGVPTALRDPRLSRAGNWLVKHLTQAADVLTRLEQWLVSPGERELADRDRRIVEPVLLHLGDQASRVAERVLGPAVLREGRRP encoded by the coding sequence ATGGACTGGGAGCACGGCGTGGTGCGGCCGGTGGCGTTCGACCGACTGGGTCAACGCTACCGCCGCTACCGCCTGGCCGATCCGCTCGCGGAAGAGGCGATGGCCGGTTCGCTGCGTCGCTGGGGTCAGTTGTCGCCGGTCGTGGCGTGCGTCCGCGGCGACGGCCTGGAGTTGCTCGACGGCTTCAAGCGCCTGGCGGCGGCGCGGCAGGTGGCGGGATCGACGAGTCTGAGCGTGCGGGTGGTGGAGCTGGACGAGCCGCTGGCGAAGGCGGCGATCCTGGGTCTGAATCGCGGCCAGCGTGCGGCGCGGGAGCTGGAGGAAGCGTGGGTCGTGCAGGGGCTCGTCCGCGACGACGGGTTGACGCAGGTCGAAGCGGCGCACCTGCTGGGTCAGCACAAGAGCTGGGTGTGCCGGCGGCTGGCGTTGCTGGAGCGGCTGAGCGAAGCGGTGGTGGAGGACCTGCGGCTGGGGCTGCTCGGCCCGGCGCTGGCGCGGCAGCTGGTGCGGTTGCCCGCGGGCAACCAGGAGGCGGTGCTGGCGTTGACCCGCCGTGCGTCGCTGACGGCGCAGGAAGTCGGCGGCGTCATCGACCTGCTTCACGGCGCGAGCCCGGAGCAGGCGGCGTTCGTGCTGGCGAAGCCGCGGGAGGCGTTGCGGCAGGTGAACGGCGTGCCGACGGCGCTGCGCGACCCGCGGCTGAGCCGGGCCGGCAACTGGCTCGTCAAGCACCTGACCCAGGCCGCGGACGTGCTGACCCGTCTGGAGCAGTGGCTCGTCTCGCCGGGCGAACGCGAACTGGCCGACCGCGATCGTCGGATCGTGGAGCCGGTGCTGCTGCACCTGGGGGATCAGGCGAGCCGCGTGGCGGAACGGGTGCTCGGTCCGGCAGTGCTGCGGGAAGGGAGGCGGCCATGA
- the tnpC gene encoding IS66 family transposase: MLPDYHTARPTRPRERHAHSRALARATPRSAERALARATPRKWPGLKPLPTVYRAMIVRLKASFAIHTDESPVRLLQPRRTAYAWLYLGDAANPYTLFDFTPGRGEEYPAAFLSGYAGFVHADGYAGYNPIHGSGSRHLGCWAHVRRKFVEARTNNAAKASEALAYIRTLYAVEQEIRDEKLTGDAVVSRRQTRAGPILRKLGAWLDAEQRTALPKSPFGQAVSYALNLWPTLGRYLNDARFTIDNNVAERTVRPLAIGRKNWLFVGGDGGLTSASVLMSLCASAKRHTLDPWAYLTDVLTQLTAKPADVTHLLPDAWAKQHLPASH, encoded by the coding sequence GTGCTTCCAGACTACCACACCGCCCGGCCCACCCGTCCCCGCGAACGACACGCCCACTCCCGCGCCCTGGCTCGGGCCACACCGCGATCAGCCGAGCGCGCCCTGGCCCGGGCCACACCGCGAAAATGGCCCGGTCTTAAGCCGCTGCCGACAGTCTACCGGGCCATGATCGTGCGGCTGAAGGCGTCGTTCGCGATCCACACCGACGAGAGCCCGGTCAGACTCCTGCAACCCCGACGCACCGCGTATGCCTGGCTGTACCTCGGTGACGCGGCCAACCCGTACACGCTGTTCGACTTCACGCCCGGTCGCGGCGAAGAGTACCCCGCTGCGTTCCTGAGTGGGTACGCGGGGTTCGTGCATGCCGACGGCTACGCCGGGTACAATCCCATCCACGGATCCGGCTCGCGACATTTGGGCTGCTGGGCTCACGTGCGACGCAAGTTCGTGGAAGCCCGGACGAACAACGCGGCCAAGGCGAGCGAAGCCCTGGCGTACATCCGCACGCTCTACGCCGTCGAACAGGAGATCCGTGACGAGAAGCTTACGGGCGATGCCGTGGTGTCGCGGCGGCAAACGCGAGCCGGGCCGATCCTGCGGAAGTTGGGTGCGTGGTTGGACGCGGAACAACGCACGGCGTTGCCGAAAAGCCCCTTCGGCCAGGCCGTGTCGTATGCGCTCAATCTGTGGCCGACGCTGGGCCGGTATCTGAACGATGCCCGGTTCACCATCGATAACAACGTGGCCGAACGCACGGTGCGACCGCTGGCGATCGGACGGAAGAACTGGCTGTTCGTGGGCGGTGACGGTGGGCTGACGAGTGCCTCGGTGCTGATGAGCCTGTGCGCATCGGCGAAGAGGCATACGTTGGACCCATGGGCGTACCTCACCGACGTGTTGACGCAACTGACCGCCAAACCGGCCGACGTGACGCATCTGTTGCCCGACGCCTGGGCCAAGCAGCACCTGCCCGCCAGCCACTGA
- the ppk2 gene encoding polyphosphate kinase 2, translated as MSDSSSTRNSTVSLPTTARPVEDGDTLEHLTPAEAEHEAIDRGTLRSQTGNELTLRDILARHGKGEPGGEAISSLRVLLEGAAPDERKALKKLLWAPTHAELDEDHDPDRELSRRWRDGGYPYKNLLSRKAYERQKYYLQVELLKLQAWVKETGQRVVILFEGRDAAGKGGAIKRLMEHLNPRGARVVALEKPTENERGQWYFQRYIQNLPTRGEIVLFDRSWYNRAGVERVMGFCSDAEYSEFLRQAPEFERQLVRSGLHLFKFWFSVSREEQRRRFKERQIHPLKQWKLSPIDLASLDKWKEYTEAKETMFLHTDTPDAPWTVIKSDCKKRARLNAMRYVLHRLRYDKRDAKRIGPVDPLLVGRPGLSSATHDTLALGGANGD; from the coding sequence ATGTCAGACAGCTCGTCCACTCGCAATAGTACCGTGAGCCTCCCCACCACGGCTCGCCCCGTCGAGGACGGCGACACGCTGGAACACCTGACGCCCGCCGAAGCCGAACACGAGGCCATCGACCGCGGCACCTTGCGGTCCCAGACCGGGAACGAACTCACCTTGCGAGACATTCTCGCTCGCCACGGCAAGGGGGAGCCAGGCGGGGAGGCGATTTCCAGTCTGCGGGTGCTGTTGGAGGGGGCCGCCCCGGACGAACGCAAGGCCCTCAAGAAACTGCTCTGGGCACCGACACACGCCGAGCTGGACGAGGACCACGACCCCGATCGCGAACTTTCCCGCCGATGGCGGGACGGCGGCTACCCGTACAAGAACCTGCTGTCTCGAAAAGCCTATGAGCGGCAGAAGTACTACCTCCAAGTGGAATTGCTCAAGCTGCAGGCGTGGGTCAAGGAAACGGGCCAGCGAGTGGTCATCCTGTTCGAGGGTCGCGACGCCGCCGGCAAAGGCGGCGCGATCAAGCGGCTCATGGAGCATCTCAACCCCCGCGGCGCGCGGGTGGTTGCGTTGGAGAAGCCGACGGAGAACGAACGAGGACAGTGGTACTTCCAACGGTACATCCAGAACCTGCCTACCCGCGGAGAGATCGTCCTCTTTGATCGAAGTTGGTACAATCGCGCCGGGGTCGAGCGGGTGATGGGCTTCTGCTCCGACGCTGAGTACAGCGAGTTTCTCCGCCAGGCTCCGGAGTTCGAGCGGCAACTGGTCCGGAGCGGGTTGCACCTTTTCAAGTTCTGGTTCTCGGTCAGCCGCGAGGAACAGCGGCGGCGATTCAAGGAGCGGCAGATCCACCCGCTCAAGCAGTGGAAACTTAGCCCCATCGACCTCGCCTCGCTCGATAAGTGGAAAGAGTATACGGAAGCGAAGGAGACCATGTTCCTGCACACCGACACGCCGGACGCCCCCTGGACGGTGATCAAGTCGGACTGCAAGAAGCGGGCGAGGCTGAACGCCATGCGATACGTGCTGCATCGGTTGCGGTACGACAAGCGGGACGCGAAACGGATCGGCCCGGTCGATCCGCTGCTGGTCGGCCGACCCGGCCTCTCGTCCGCGACTCACGACACACTCGCTCTGGGTGGCGCGAACGGCGACTGA
- a CDS encoding ornithine cyclodeaminase family protein: MKPIEVLLLSRTDILALELTPQQVVEAVEQALTEHAAGTYEMHPKIGVHPTGTDPANFIHAMPAYLKQLGACGLKWVAGFAKNYQRDLPNVTGLQVYNDTATGVPLAVMECGYLTGLRTAAVSAIIARECARPGAATLALAGCGFEGTMHLRFILDQIPTIREVRLRDIRPAAMHDLKERAGKYFTGEIKICEDNRSCFDGADVISTCTNGDEQLVRPEWFLPGAFAVGIEGGCAYTAEALHSADKFIVDDIPLAEYFDKLGRTRLTEDGQPDPEFPGGLPEIYATIGEVVTKRKPARSSDTERIVAIPIGMAICDVALGHLTYRKAIEIGVGQKFGLA; the protein is encoded by the coding sequence ATGAAACCGATCGAAGTTCTTTTGCTATCTCGAACCGACATTCTCGCCCTGGAGTTGACGCCACAACAGGTTGTCGAGGCTGTCGAGCAGGCGTTGACCGAGCACGCGGCAGGCACCTACGAAATGCATCCGAAGATCGGTGTGCATCCCACGGGTACGGACCCTGCGAACTTCATCCACGCGATGCCTGCCTATCTGAAACAACTGGGAGCCTGCGGATTGAAGTGGGTCGCCGGTTTCGCCAAGAACTACCAGCGCGACTTGCCCAACGTTACCGGCTTGCAGGTCTACAACGACACGGCGACCGGCGTCCCGCTGGCGGTGATGGAGTGCGGGTATCTGACCGGTCTGCGAACCGCGGCGGTCAGCGCCATCATCGCCCGCGAGTGCGCAAGACCGGGGGCCGCAACACTCGCACTCGCGGGATGCGGGTTTGAAGGAACGATGCACCTCCGGTTCATCCTCGACCAGATCCCCACAATTCGCGAAGTTCGACTCCGGGATATCCGCCCCGCCGCGATGCATGATTTGAAGGAGCGTGCCGGAAAGTATTTCACCGGCGAGATCAAGATCTGCGAGGACAATCGGAGTTGCTTCGACGGCGCCGACGTGATTTCGACCTGCACCAACGGCGATGAGCAGCTGGTCCGGCCCGAGTGGTTCCTGCCCGGAGCCTTTGCAGTCGGCATTGAAGGGGGATGCGCGTACACCGCGGAAGCCTTGCACAGTGCGGACAAGTTCATCGTCGATGACATACCGCTGGCTGAGTACTTCGACAAACTAGGCCGGACTCGCCTCACGGAAGACGGTCAGCCCGATCCGGAATTCCCGGGCGGTTTGCCCGAGATCTATGCGACGATCGGAGAGGTTGTCACCAAACGCAAGCCGGCGCGATCATCGGACACGGAACGTATCGTCGCGATTCCAATTGGGATGGCCATCTGCGATGTCGCCCTCGGGCATCTGACATACAGGAAAGCGATCGAAATCGGAGTGGGTCAAAAGTTCGGGCTGGCTTGA
- a CDS encoding ABA4-like family protein, with the protein MIDTLFTAGNLLAMASWGLLIFLPRWRGVAQAVSTVVAPALLSVAYSALIGVWWSRGQGGFGSLDEVHSLFQTRGALLAGWLHYLAFDLMIGAWIARKSRHEGIPHLVVIPILILTFLFGPMGYLASLIVGAAGRIGATRPGQITEHWQFKRTLSSLAGREPRLMASAFMCFAMIIPIAVAAMIDDRTLGEVNVWIKPLKFLVSTGLFLATLGFFMPMTNEAFRRSASGRFVVWGSIATTLFELVYIIWRASRGEASHFNTSTPLAGTLYGLMGIAAITLAATGPILAWGIARSDAKHTHPTYRLAVVLGLILTFALGATSGVVMSVGAGHFVGTAPAGGSILPLVGWSRTVGDLRVPHFMGLHAQQVMAIVGFLVAGLYRGRAVVIGFACWYSIIVIGLFLQALAGHPVLPG; encoded by the coding sequence GTGATCGACACGTTATTCACGGCCGGCAACTTGTTAGCGATGGCGAGTTGGGGGCTCCTCATTTTCTTGCCCCGGTGGCGAGGAGTGGCCCAGGCCGTGTCGACAGTCGTAGCACCGGCCCTTCTCTCGGTGGCCTACTCGGCTCTGATCGGCGTGTGGTGGAGTCGCGGTCAAGGAGGGTTCGGCTCACTTGATGAAGTCCACTCTCTATTTCAGACCCGGGGGGCGCTCCTCGCGGGATGGCTTCACTACCTGGCGTTCGACCTCATGATTGGCGCTTGGATTGCCCGAAAATCACGGCATGAGGGAATTCCGCACTTAGTGGTAATCCCGATCTTGATCCTGACTTTTCTTTTCGGCCCGATGGGTTATTTGGCTTCGCTGATTGTTGGGGCCGCCGGGCGAATTGGGGCGACCCGACCTGGGCAGATAACGGAACACTGGCAATTCAAACGGACCTTGAGCAGTCTCGCCGGACGTGAGCCACGACTGATGGCGTCTGCCTTCATGTGCTTCGCGATGATCATCCCGATCGCTGTCGCTGCAATGATTGATGACCGCACCCTGGGAGAGGTAAACGTCTGGATCAAGCCCCTGAAGTTTTTGGTATCCACAGGCCTATTCTTGGCAACGCTCGGCTTCTTCATGCCGATGACCAATGAAGCTTTCCGCAGGTCGGCGTCGGGCCGCTTCGTGGTCTGGGGCTCGATCGCAACAACCCTCTTTGAGTTGGTTTACATCATCTGGCGGGCGTCACGAGGAGAGGCCTCGCATTTCAACACATCGACGCCCCTGGCTGGTACCCTGTATGGCCTGATGGGAATCGCCGCGATCACCCTCGCCGCGACCGGGCCTATCCTCGCTTGGGGTATCGCACGGAGCGATGCGAAGCATACCCACCCGACCTATCGGTTGGCAGTTGTGCTCGGCCTGATCTTAACGTTCGCCCTCGGGGCCACGAGCGGAGTTGTGATGTCGGTCGGCGCCGGACATTTCGTGGGGACGGCTCCTGCCGGCGGTTCGATCCTACCCCTAGTCGGCTGGTCACGGACAGTGGGAGATTTGAGGGTTCCCCACTTCATGGGACTTCACGCCCAGCAAGTTATGGCGATCGTAGGGTTTCTCGTCGCAGGGCTCTATCGTGGCAGGGCGGTGGTGATCGGCTTCGCCTGCTGGTATTCGATCATCGTTATCGGCCTGTTCCTCCAAGCTCTCGCGGGGCATCCCGTGCTGCCCGGTTGA